In Fervidicoccaceae archaeon, the DNA window GGCGCCGCTCATCGTCGCGTGGCCCAGGTCGCTCAAAGCGTTGTGCCACAGGCTGAACCAGGGGGAGCTCGCGATCGCGACGACGATGGCGATGAGCGGGACGAGGGGGGCGGCGTAGCCTAGGACGATTAGGGGAGACGTCAAGAGGGGGCCCTCTTCATCGTCGCTGAGCTCGCCGGGGATTAAAAGAGGCGCGGCGCGCGGCTCCCCCGGCGCGAGCCACCTATCGACGCGCAGAGGCCGGAGGGCTGCCTCCCCCCGGTGACCCGCGAACGTCGACGTCCGGGGACAGGTTGCTCCCTTCCGGGCCTGGCCGGGTTCCCCCGGTCAGGGCGGTTCCCGCCCGCCCTCCGGCGGGGAGACCGCCTCCGCCGACCCCGCGGGGCGGAGCTCATCGACCCTCCGGCGTGCGCGCCGGAGGCGGGGGTCGCGCCGGAGGTTACTGGCCCCCGCGTTGCGCCCACTTCGGGGTAATGGGGAGGGCGAGCCCCCGGCCCTTCCCGCGCGCCGCGCGCCGAGTATTCGTCACTGCTCGGGAAAAACGTTTCCCTTTGGGGGGCGGAGCGGCAGCGGTCCAGAGCCCCGCATCCTTGGCCGCTAGACGACCCGGCTTCCGGCGACCGCCCCCCGCCGAGTTGAGGAGGGGCACGAGCGTAATAATTTTTCTAAGCGAGCCGAGAAGATAGCGCGAGCGGAACGCTTAATAATGCTCGAGGAAGCACGCCTCCGAGGTGCGGGGGGCTTGGTCGGTGGTTTAGAAATCCTTGCGTGAGCCCCCGAGTAGCATCGAGATTCTGGACTCAACGTTGCGCGAAGGCCTCCAAGCGGTCGGCGTCTCGCTCTCCGTCGAGGACAGGATCAAGCTCGCTCTCCTGCTAGACGAGGTGGGGGTTCACTTCATCGAAGGGGGGTGGCCCGGCGCGGCCGAGGCGGACAGGACCTTCCTGAGGCGCGCCAAACAGATGGGTCTCGGGGCCAAGATAGCGGCCTTCACGTCGACTAGGAGGAGGGAGCTCTCGGCAGACTCCGACCCCATACTGGCGGCCGTCCTCGACGTGGAGCCCGACGTCGTCGTGGTCTTCGGGAAGACTTGGGACCTACACGTGCGAGTAGTCCTCGGCGCCACGCTCGAGGAGAATCTAGAGATCGTTAGGGACACGGTCGAGTTCTTCAGACGGCAAGGCCTCGCGGTCGTATTCGACGCCGAGCACTTCTTCGACGGCTACAAGGAGAACCGCGACTACGCGCTGGCCGTGGTTCGAGCGGCGGCCGAGGCCGGGGCCGAGACCGTGGTCCTCGCCGACACGAACGGAGGGAGCCTGCCCCACGAGGTCTACTTCGTCACGCGTGAGACCGTCGAGGAGCTCAGGCCTCTCGGAGCTCGCGTGGGCGTGCACGCTCACAACGACAGCGGCTGTGCCGTGGCCAACACGCTGATGGCCGTGATGGCGGGGGCCGAGCACGCGCAGGTCACGGTGAACGGGGTGGGAGAGAGGTGTGGCAACGCCGACCTAGCTGCCGTCGTCGCCAACCTCGAGCTCAAAATGGGAGTCAGAGCTCTGAGGAGGCCCGAGGGGCTGACCAAGCTCACTCAGCTCTCTCTCCTCTTCTACGAGCTCGCCGGCCTCTCGAGGAACCCCTTTCAACCCTACGTCGGCGAGAACGCTTTCGCGCACAAGGCCGGAGTGCACGTGGACGCCGTGCTCAAGTGCCCGAGGACTTACGAGCACATCGACCCCGAGCGCGTAGGCAATAAGCGGAGGCTCGTCGTCTCTCAGCTCAGCGGCAGAGCCGCTCTGCTCGCTCTGGCCTCTCAGCTCGGGATCGATGTGAGCAAGAGCGACCCGAGGCTGGCGAGAGCCCTCGAGAAGATCAAGAGGGCTGAGGTCGAGGGAGCGGGCCTGGAGGAGTCTCAGGCCTCGGTCGCCCTGACTCTCCTCAAGGAGTACGGAGCTTACTCGCCCAGGTTCGAGCTGATCGAGTGGAGCGTCGAGACGGGGCCGGGCCGAGCCAGGGCCAGAGCCCGCGTGAGAGCCGGGTCGAGAGTGGTGGAGGCCGAGAGCGACGGGGTGGGCCCGGTGCACGCCGTGGACCTGGCCGTGAGGAGGGCCCTCGAGGAGGTGGCCCCCGAGGTGGCTCGCGTCAAGCTGGTGGACTACAGAGTCTCCCTCCTGGGGGCCCCCAAGAGCACCTCGTCCGTCGTCAAAGTGGCCATGGTCCTCACGGACGGCGAGCGGGCCTGGACCTCGGGCTGCGCCTCGACGAACATAGTCGAGGCCAGCGTGAGGGCTCTAGTCGAGGGCCTGGACTACTACCTACACCTCCTCTCCAAGGGCTCTGCCGAGGCCCGAGAGAGCTAAAAGAAGGGGAAACAACAGATCAGGACACGAGGAGACCCCGCTTTGCGGGCCAAGCTAAGGCTTGGCGAGACCGTCGAGACCATAATGAGCAGACCCCCCATTGTGATCGGGGCCAGCGCCAGCGTCCAAGAGGCCGCGAGGCTCATGGCGGTGAACAGAGTGGGCAGCGTCATGGTCGTCGACGACGAGGGGAGGCTCGTCGGGATCGTGACCGAGAGAGACATCGTGAGGCTCGTCGCGTTCAGCGGCGCCGACCTGAGCCGCGACTACCCTATCGCCAGAGTGATGAGCTCTGACCCCGTCACTCTAGGCCCCCGCGAGAATCTACTCGACGCTCTCGCCAAGATGTGCGAGAACAACGTGAGACACCTGCCGGTGGTCGACGAGAAGGGCAAACCCATAGGCATGGTCAGCAATCGAGACATCATAGATGCCCTCATCGAGAGCCTGTTGGCCGTTAGGAGGAGCAGGTAGAGCCCTCGGCGCATCGAATATTAAGCGCGGCTCCTCCCCAGAGCTCGGATGCCGTGCGCCGGGGTCGCCCAGCCTGGTAGGGCGCCGGCCTGCTAAGCCGGTGGGGGACAACCCCGCGCGGGTTCAAATCCCGCCCCCGGCGCCACTCCCATGCGTGGTGATGGTTTATAAGTCATTGTTTCAGACCCCACACATACACCGTGAAACGATTTAATAATGTTGCTATTGATAGTATTAAGAGATAATGTTGTTATGAGTGTGGCTGTGAAGCCTTGGTACGATGGACTGAACCTCGGAGGGTTGAGTGATGCAGACAGGGTTAAGATACTTCATAGTGGATGAGCTAAGCACGGTAGGGAGAGGGTGCAGGAGGTCCTTGGGGTAAGTAGGATCACTATGCGGAGGCTCCTGAACGGGAAGTCCAGGCTGGACGATGGGAGGCTGAAGCTACTGCTCACCATGATCACAGAATACTCACCTTCGATGCTCACACCTTGATCAGCATCTCCGGATGGGATGTGCGTATCGACACGATCTTCTTGGGCTTGATGATCTCCAGAATTCTGTCGAGCTGGTGTGGGTAGTAGTGACCGGATATGCGCACCCTATAGCTGTGTACTCCGAGCCGCGTTAGTCATGCACCGACCTTCGCCTCCATTATCCTGAACTCCTCGCCTCTGGGCTCGCTGGTCAGCTGTATCAGTAGCGACCCCCCGCAGGTCTACCCCCTGGTTCGCCAGGATCCTCAACTCGTCCACGGCTCTGTACGAGAGGAACACAGCTATCTTGTCGCTGGGGATGGACTCGACCAGCCTACAGCTCCTCACGCTACCGACGTAGTCGAAGAGAGTGTACCCGTGCCTTCTAGCCTCTCCGTGGATGTCGTAGTAGAAGTACTGCTCTTGGTCTAAGCCTATGCTGGTTAGCGACGCATCGGCGATGTCTGCGTACCTCTCGTGGACTACCGCGATGGACCACCCGCGCTTGGACAGTAGGTCGGCTACGAACGCGAGGGTCTCGACGTCTAGTGGGTGGTAGGTGAGGAAGAGCACCTTCCTGCTGTAGCTCTCCAAGAGCTTGCTGAAGACTAGCGACGCTGTTTCTACGTCTACGTAGTCTCTCACGCCGCCTAGGTTCGTGCCCTCGACGATGGCTAGATCGACGCCGCCGACCTCCTCAACGAGCCCGCCTAGGTTTGCGGAGGTGTCTAAGCTGTGCTCTATGCCTAGAGCTTTGAGCGGTGTGTCGAGCCTGAAGCCACCCGTGTAGAGAACCGAGCCGGACGAGGTGTGCAGGAGGAAGGCGTAGGGTGGGTAGGCGCTGTGGCTGACTCTAAACCGGTTTAACGACGCCGCGCCACCCCTTAACGCTTCTAGCATAGCTCACGACATCCCCTGTGGGTGGTAGTAGAACGCTTTTCCACGACCACTCTCAGGAGTTGGTGAGCTTCGCGAGGATACCCATGTGTGGAACGTAGAGCTCAACACCCTGCTCCTCAGCCATGGAGAGTGCTCCCAGGTGGTCAAGGTGGAGGTGGGAGATGAACACAGCGTCAATGCCTTCGTAGGCTTCTGGTGGTGGTATGACTTTAACCTCGTAGAGGTCTCTGAGAGTGTGAGGTTCTATGTAGCCACCGTAGAACTTGGTGAAAGCCCCGAAGTCGATCCCCTGGTCGAGCATCACAGAGAAGCCGCTCTCCTCGTCTCTGACAACCACGCAGTTACCACCAATGCTTCTTGCACCACCGTAAACCTCGATGATAACCGAGTTGCCGAGCCTTTGCTTGATCAATCCTGAGCACCGGGGTGGAAACCAAACCTGTACGCGGTGATCCTGACTTCTCTCCTGGTGAGCGGAAGCCTGTTCGCCGGGTTCCTGATTGCGAGCACAACTGGGTTCCTGGTTCCCACGCCGTAGACTAGGTATATCCAGTACTTCTCCCCGAGCTCTTTAGCCGTAGCATACTCTCTCTCCGTGAGCTCGAACTCGAGCCTTGGCTTAACAAAGCCCTTGCACTCTATGAACCTCTCCTCGTTGCCATCTCTGCTGTAGATGTCGTAGTGCTCCACTAAGTTGACCAGTATTGGCTCTCTACTAGCTTTCCTCTCGAGCTCGGCGACAACCTCGAGCAGGTACTTCTTCTCGAATCCTCCCCAGACCCCAGTTGCAGAGATGTACGTGGACTCCGGTAAGAAGCCCAGCGTGAAGAAGACAGCTAGGGGTTGCAGGTCCACGGTGGCTCGGGTGCTGTAGAGGGGGTTGGGCTTTGCCCCGATCCCGCTGAAAACCGTCTTCTTGACATCCTCGTACTTCCTCGTGTTCTCGAACATTTTGTCGAGGGCTACGCCCTTTGCTTTCGCGTAGCCAGCGTAGATCTTTGCGTAGTGTTCAAGCTGGT includes these proteins:
- the cimA gene encoding citramalate synthase, with amino-acid sequence MREPPSSIEILDSTLREGLQAVGVSLSVEDRIKLALLLDEVGVHFIEGGWPGAAEADRTFLRRAKQMGLGAKIAAFTSTRRRELSADSDPILAAVLDVEPDVVVVFGKTWDLHVRVVLGATLEENLEIVRDTVEFFRRQGLAVVFDAEHFFDGYKENRDYALAVVRAAAEAGAETVVLADTNGGSLPHEVYFVTRETVEELRPLGARVGVHAHNDSGCAVANTLMAVMAGAEHAQVTVNGVGERCGNADLAAVVANLELKMGVRALRRPEGLTKLTQLSLLFYELAGLSRNPFQPYVGENAFAHKAGVHVDAVLKCPRTYEHIDPERVGNKRRLVVSQLSGRAALLALASQLGIDVSKSDPRLARALEKIKRAEVEGAGLEESQASVALTLLKEYGAYSPRFELIEWSVETGPGRARARARVRAGSRVVEAESDGVGPVHAVDLAVRRALEEVAPEVARVKLVDYRVSLLGAPKSTSSVVKVAMVLTDGERAWTSGCASTNIVEASVRALVEGLDYYLHLLSKGSAEARES
- a CDS encoding CBS domain-containing protein, with product MRAKLRLGETVETIMSRPPIVIGASASVQEAARLMAVNRVGSVMVVDDEGRLVGIVTERDIVRLVAFSGADLSRDYPIARVMSSDPVTLGPRENLLDALAKMCENNVRHLPVVDEKGKPIGMVSNRDIIDALIESLLAVRRSR
- a CDS encoding MBL fold metallo-hydrolase; its protein translation is MIKQRLGNSVIIEVYGGARSIGGNCVVVRDEESGFSVMLDQGIDFGAFTKFYGGYIEPHTLRDLYEVKVIPPPEAYEGIDAVFISHLHLDHLGALSMAEEQGVELYVPHMGILAKLTNS